In Jeotgalibacillus aurantiacus, the genomic window CGTTATTTAGTGGTCGTTGCAGCACTGGCTGCTGGTGCGCTCGTTGGCTCAACCGCAGGTGTGGTGACGGGACTGATCTTCTGTTTGTCTTCGTTTGCCCATATGCCTGAAGTGGCGCTGCTGGCTGTGGCCGGTTTACTTGGAGGACTCCTGAAATCAGGTAGAGCGATGGGGGTGTCGCTCGGGCTGATGCTTGCCACCCTTTTAACCGGGTTAATGATTGGGGACACACTGCGTCTTGAGGCGTCGTTGTATGAGTCTGCCGTTACGGCTCTATTGCTATTTGTCACGCCTAAAAAGTGGATCACGGCGATCGCCCGGCACGTTCCGGGATCCGATGAATACATAGAAGAACAGCAGCGGTATGCCCTGAATGTCCGTGATGCGACCGCTGAAAAGGTGGAACGGTTTTCGGATATGTTTGCCGAGCTGTCAAAAAGCTTTTCGTGCAAAGAGACGCTGCCTGAGGATCCGCAGACGGAAGCAGATTATATGATCAGTAAAGTGACCGCCCGGACGTGCCAGCAGTGTTTCAAAAAAGAATTCTGCTGGGCGTCCCAGTTTGACCGGACGTATGAATGGATGACTGATCTCGTCTACAGGGACAATGACAATAAAGGCTGGGAGTCACTTTGTGTAAAATCTGAACAGGTGAAAAAGGAATTTGAGGATGAACAGATGAATCTACATTTACAGGATCAGATGAAAGAACAGCTGAAAGAGGGCAGTCAGTTTGTGGCCAGACAGCTGTCCGGGCTGTCGGATGTGATGAAGGACTTTGCTTCTGAGCTTCAGCGTGAAATACAAAAGCATGATGGACAGGAGGAATCCATTAAGAAGGAGCTGCAGGGCTATGGCATTCAGGCGGAGCATGTGGAGATTCACTGTCTGGAATACGGGAAGGTGGACCTGGATATTATGCTGCCGTTTAAAGAGGAGCACGGGGAATGTGAAAAGCTGATTGCGCCGATGCTTTCTTCTATTTTAAAAGAAACCATTATCGTTTATAAGAAAACGGATCTGCCTTCACCGTACGAAGGAACCGTTGCAACGTACCGTTCTGCAAAGGCATTTCACGTCAATGTAGGCGTCGCGCATGCTGCTTTCAGGGGAGGACTGGTGTCAGGAGACAGTTACACGGCCGTTCCGTTAAATGAAGGGAAGTATGCCGTTGCGATCAGTGACGGGATGGGTAATGGTGAGAAGGCGAAAAGGGAAAGCGAAGAGACAATCGGGCTTTTGCAGCAAATGCTGAAGGCAGGTATTGACGAGGAGCTGGCGATTAAATCAGTCAATTCAATCTTGACTGTGAAGCGGACGAATGATGCTTATTCCACGGTGGAT contains:
- the spoIIE gene encoding stage II sporulation protein E — its product is MTNVHEANFELTTALSLARSRKQAKWQPELAIRKLAVWFYEKGAVHILISLMLGRAVVMSQFTPFALPFFAVVLLFQKSRTAAVFLGLILGASTLSPQMGLYTAGALVLFRMTAAVLKNRLRQRFVLAGAAAGVLAVAKSIYLLTSGPLTWVDGVMISLEALAAGVLALIFMQSFTIIKKGRKAAYTHEELVALAVFAASIAVGLTGWMVGEFAVSHMMTRYLVVVAALAAGALVGSTAGVVTGLIFCLSSFAHMPEVALLAVAGLLGGLLKSGRAMGVSLGLMLATLLTGLMIGDTLRLEASLYESAVTALLLFVTPKKWITAIARHVPGSDEYIEEQQRYALNVRDATAEKVERFSDMFAELSKSFSCKETLPEDPQTEADYMISKVTARTCQQCFKKEFCWASQFDRTYEWMTDLVYRDNDNKGWESLCVKSEQVKKEFEDEQMNLHLQDQMKEQLKEGSQFVARQLSGLSDVMKDFASELQREIQKHDGQEESIKKELQGYGIQAEHVEIHCLEYGKVDLDIMLPFKEEHGECEKLIAPMLSSILKETIIVYKKTDLPSPYEGTVATYRSAKAFHVNVGVAHAAFRGGLVSGDSYTAVPLNEGKYAVAISDGMGNGEKAKRESEETIGLLQQMLKAGIDEELAIKSVNSILTVKRTNDAYSTVDLVMIDLQNAKAKFLKVGSVPSYIKRGKQIKMIEAGNLPLGFFREMEMDVLEDQLKAGDLLFMVSDGVMDGLRTIENPERWLRRQISELTVDDPQTAADLIMEAAVRSSGGSIEDDMTVAAIKIDHQVPKWAAIPLKRNAG